The genomic stretch ACATGTCGAGCAGCGCTTCGACAGCAATCTCGCCACGTTCGGCAAACGGTTCGAGAAGATCAAAAGTCCCTCGTCCCAGGCGTTGGCCCGCCTGATCACCGACGAGCGGCGTTTCGACCTCGTCTATGTCGACGGCAGCCATCACAGTGGCGACGTCCAGTCGGATGCCGTGTTCTCCTGGCCGATGGTGCGGGACGGCGTGATCGTCATTTTCGACGACTACGAATGGACGTTCTTTGCCGACGAAGTCGCGCGTCCAAAACTCGGTATCGACAGTTTCCTCTCGGTGCATGCCGGCCAGTACCGCGAGCTGTACCGAGGAGAGCAAATCATCATCCAGAAGATCGGCGTCGCCAGAAGTGAGCGCCCGGCAATTCCTCCTCGACCACCTTCTGTCCCGCGCGAGGAACCCGTCAACAGACCCCAGGCTGAAAGCGAAGTCGAGTTTGTGCTCGTTGCCGAAGCGGGCATTCTCGAAGCACAGGCCCTGCTGCTTTGCGAGAGCATCAGGTGTTTCGCCGGCTCTTATTCACGGTCCCAGATAACGGCGGTTTCGCCCAGAAGCAGCCATCGTCCCTCGCCGTCGACGATAGACCGGTTCGAGCAGTTGGGCGTGGAGTATCTGGCCATCGAGATCGACAGCTGCTGTCCGCAATATGGTCCATCGTACCGGATACATTCCCTGGCTCATGCCGAAAAACGGCCCGGGCCGCCGGTCATCATCCAGCTTGACAGCGATGCGGTCTTCATCGCCGAGCCCGATTTTTCGTTGGGCACATGTTCCGCCGCCGCCCGCCCGGTGGACAGCAAGGGAATGTGCACGACAGGCCCTGATGATCCATTCGATCCGTACTGGAGGCAGCTATGCGCCCTAGCCGGTGTCGACTACGAGCACCTGCCCATCGTGCGCACGAGCGACAACGGCCTGGCTGTGCGTGCCAGCTACAATGGCGGGCTCATCGCCGCCAGAAGGGCGAGCGGCCTCTTCCAGCGCACCGAGGATATCTTCAGGAAGCTGGTTTCCGCCAATATGAAGCCATGGGCCGGCGCGGAACCGACCTACAACACCGGGACCGGCATTCTGCAGGGAGAGGCCACCGCCTTCTGGGGCACGAGCCAGGCTGCCTTCTCGCTGGCGGCCGTTGCCGGCAACCACTCCGTGCGGCTTTTGCCGGCAACCCATAATTTTCCGCTTCACAACTTCAACCCGGCCACGGCGCCAGACCCGGCCCGGCTGGCTCATATTCATTACCATGGACTGTTTAGCGAGGATTCAGCCACCCCGAACCCGATCCTGGACGGAACTTTGGCGCTGCCTGCGGGAATAAGCGACTGGCTCGAAGCGCGGTTGCCGTTGCGCGACAGCCCGCCGCCTGTAACGCCGATACCGGGCCGCGAGCACCATTCCCGCAGAAAAGCGATCCTCGTGCTTGGAATGCACCGTAGCGGGACCTCGATGCTTGCCGGCACACTGGCCGCATTGGGGTCGGCCCATCCCAAAAAGCCACTGCGCGCCGACGACAACAATCCCAAGGGGTACTGGGAAAGCACCCCGCTCAATTTCGCCAACGATGAGTTGCTCGCGGGGGCCGCCTCTTCGTGGCATGACTGGCGGCCACTCGATCCGCAATGGCTGCAATCGCCGGCGGCGGAGCGGCACCGCCACAAGATCAAGGCGATCCTTGCAAGCGAGTTCGGCGACGAACCGCTGTTTTTCATCAAGGATCCCCGGATCTGCCGGTTCGTTCCATTCCTGTCGTCGATCCTTGCCGAGATGGCGGTCGACCCGGTAGCACTGCTTCCGCTGCGCAATCCCCTCGAGGTCGCCTACTCGCTGCAACGGCGGGATGGATTGCCGCTGGCGAAATCGCTTTTGCTCTGGCTCAGGCACGTGCTCGAGGCGGAATTTCATTCGCGACACATGCCGCGTTGTTTCATTCGCCACGAACGTTTCCTGATCGACTGGCGACATCATGTCGAGCGCGCGGCAGAGAAGACCGGCATTGCCTGGCCGACACGCTCCGACGCGGCGGAAACCGAGATAGAACTTTTCCTGACAGCGGACCTGCATCGCGAACGGGCAACGGCCGGGGACTTGCAGAGCCATCCGGATGTGACACCGCTGATCCGCACCGCCTACGACATTCTATGCGCCATGGCGGACGACGGCGACAGCCAGAAATTGCGCTCCGAGCTGGACCTGATGCGGGCAAGATTCGATGACGCATGCACTGTCGCGGGCGCCGCGGCGGCCGCCGAAGCCGAACATTTGCGCGGCGAGCGCGATGCAATCAGCGGCGCCTACCACGAGCTCGACCTCGAACGAAACGCATTGGTGCATGATCGGGACAATCTCATTGCCGAACGCACGGCGCTGCTGGCGTCGTCCAGCTGGCGATTGACAGCCCCGTTGCGGTGGCTGCAGCGCCCGTTCATGCGCCGAAAATGACGTCAACTGCGCTTCGAGGCCTCCCCCTGCTCGACAGACTGTGATCGGCTGTCAAGAAACCGTCACACGGAACCGGGTTCGCGCGTGCTAGAAATTTCGGTCAGGCGCCGCCGTGCGGCGCTGCGTCCGAAACCCGCATCTGGCATTGCCCATGGATACCGCCCTCGCCCCGGAAGGCACCGACCTGTCGCCTTATCTTCCCGATGAGCACGGGCTGTTCTTCACCTATCATTTCACCACCGAGGGCCTGCGGACCAAGGACGCCGGCGCCGCGCACTGGACATGGCGCAGCTACCAGATCACCGATCTGCATGCCCGCCAGGAAATTGCCGCCGAGAAGGCTCTGCCGGCCCCAGCGCGCGATGCTTTCCTCGCCCCCAGCCATGGCTGCCACATCGACTACGAGGATGACTGGCTCTTTGGCGACCTGCCGGACCTCAGGCACGATTTTTCAGAGGCGCGCGGACTCGTCCATTTCCGCTTCGCCTTCAACGACACGATGCTGATCGGCGCCCGCAAGCAGCCTCTGGAATCGGTCGATGCGGTCCGCAAGGCGGTGGAGAATGGATCGCGGAAATTCCGCTCGCCGGCGGACCTGATCGAGGCGGTCATTGGTCAGTCGCTCGACGGCATGGCGGGCGAACTCAGCAAGCTCGGCGACACGCTCGACGGCATCGAGGATCGCGTCGTGCGCGATGCGTGGCACAATGAACGCCAATCGCTGGTCGAGGCGCGCCGGCAACTGGTGGTGATCCACAGGCAGATGGCGACGCTGACCAATCTGTTCCGGCATCTCGACCATTCGCATCGCGACGAGTTGCCTGAACCGATCAATGACATGGCGGCCAGACTCTCGCATCGGGCACTCACCCTCTACAATGACGGCGAGCAGTTGCAGGCACGCACGAGGTTGTTGCAGGACGAACTGATGGCGAAACTGACGATGCAGTCGAACCAGCTTCTCTATGTTCTCTCCGTCATGACGGCGGTGTTGTTGCCGATGACCATCATCTCGGGCCTGTTCGGCATGAATGTCGGCGGGCTGCCCTTGGTCGACACGCCGATGGGCTTCTGGGTGGTGACGGCGGTTTCGCTGCTGATCGCCGGAATGACCTACCTGTTCGTCAGGCGGCTCGGACGGATGTAGCGGCCGCCCGGCGGGCGGTGACCAGCATCGACCAGGAATACATCGCCAGCGCCGTCCAGATCAGGGCAAATGCGATGGCCTGTGCCGTGCCGAACGGCTCGTCGAAGATCAGAACCGCAATCAGGAACACCATGGTCGGCGCGATGTACTGCATGATGCCGATGGTGGAGAGGCGCAAAAGCTTGGCGCCGAACGCGAACAAAAGCAGCGGCACCGACGTGACCGGGCCGCAGCCGATCAGCAACGCCGTATCGATGCCGGTGCTGGACACGATGTGGTCCTGTCCCGTCCCGATCAGGTAGACGATATAGCCAAGGGCCGGCACGGACAGCAAAAGCACTTCGAGCAGAAAGCCCTGGCTTGGGCCGATCGGCAGCGTCTTGCGGAAGAAGCCGTAGGCGGCGAAGGAAAACGCCAGCGCCAGCGACACCCAGGGCAGCTTGCCGCCCTCGATTGTCAGCACCGTGACGGCGACCGTGGCCAGCACCACCGCCGCGATCTGCAGACGGTCAAGCCGCTCGCCAAGCAGCAGCGCGCCGACAACGACGCTGACCAGCGGGTTGATGTAATAGCCGAGCGCGGTCTCGACGGTGCGGTCGACGGCGATCGCCCAGACATAGATGCCCCAGTTGACCGAGATCAGCGCCGCCGTCAGCGCCGCCATGGCAATGGTGCGAGGCGACCGGATTGCAGCCTTGAAGTCCGCCGTGCGACCGGCCCAGACCAGAACCGCGGCGGCGATCGGCACGGACCAGACGATGCGGTGCGCGATCACCTCGGCAAGCGGCAGATGCGCCACCGCCTTCATGTAGAAAGGCAGCAACCCCCACAAGAGATAGGCGCCCAGCGCCAGCAGGAAGCCGCGACGGGCCTTTGACTCTGCGTCCAGGGTAATTGCTTCGGTGACCATGGCCCAACGCTATGGCCCAGTAATCTTGGCAAGACCATCGCAAAGTTCTGATGGATCAATGGACTTCCGCTGATGGTTCAACCTTATTCGGCCGCAACCAGCCCAGCCATGTCGCGGTTCTTCATCAGCTTGTAGATGATCGAATCCATCAGCGCCTGGAACGAAGCATCGATGATGTTTTCCGACACGCCGACCGTCCACCACCGAGCACCGGTGCCGTCATGCGATTCGATCAGGACGCGGGTGATGGCCTCGGTACCGCCATTGAGGATACGCACCTTGAAGTCGGCGAGCTCGAGGTCGACGATCTCGCCCTGGTATTTGCCGAGATCCTTGCGCAGCGCGATGTCGAGCGCGTTGACCGGGCCATGCCCTTCCGCCACCGACATCTTCTCCTCGCCGTCGACCTCGACTTTCACGATCGCTTCCGAAACCGTCTTCAGCTGGCCGTTGGCGTCGAAGCGGCGCTCGACCATGCAACGGAACGAGGTGACGTTGAAGAATTCCGGCAGGCCGTGCAGCATCTTGCGGGCCAAGAGCTCGAAGGATGCATCGGCACCCTCATAGGCGTAGCCTTCGGCCTCGCGCACCTTGACGACCGATATCAGCGCGTCGAGCCGGTGATCGTCCCTGGGCACCTCGATGCCGCGCCGCTTCAACTCGGCGAGGAAATTGGCCTTGCCGCCCTGGTCGGAAACCATGACGCGGCGACGATTGCCGACGGATTCCGGCGGCACATGCTCATAGGTCGCCGGCTCCTTGGCCAGCGCCGAGGCGTGGATGCCGGCCTTGGTGGCGAAAGCCGAGGCGCCGACATAGGGCGCCTGCGCTTCCGGGGCACGGTTCAGCAATTCATCGAAGGCGCGCGAGAGGCGCGAAATGCCGGTCAGCGCCTCGGCCGAAATACTCGTCTCGAAGCGATCGGCGAAGGCCGGCTTCAGCGCCAGCGTCGGCACGATCGAGATCAGATTGGCGTTGCCGCAGCGTTCTCCGATGCCGTTCAACGTGCCCTGGATCTGCCGCACGCCGGCCTCGACCGCGGCCAGGGAATTCGCCACCGCCTGGCCGGTGTCGTCATGGGCGTGGATGCCCAGATGATCGCCGGGGATACCCGAGGCGATGACCTTGCCGACGATGGCGCGGACCTCCGATGGCTGCGTGCCGCCATTGGTGTCGCACAACACCACCCAGCGCGCACCGGCGTCGTAGGCCGTCCTGGCACAGGCCAGCGCATAGTCGGGATTGGCCTTGAAGCCATCGAAGAAATGCTCGCAATCGACCAGTGCTTCCTTGCCAGAAGCGACAGCGGTTTCGACCGAAGTCTTGATCGACTCCAGATTCTCCTCGTTGGTGCAGCCGAGCGCGACGCGGACATGATAATCCCAGCTCTTGGCAACGAAGCAGATGGCGTCCGACGCCGACTGTACAAGCGCCGCGAGGCCTGGATCGTTCGAGGCGGAGACCCCTGCCCGCTTGGTCATGCCGAAGGCGACGAATTTGGCGCGTGCGGTGCGTTTCTGCTGGAAGAATGTCGTGTCGGTCGGATTGGCGCCGGGATAACCGCCCTCGACATAGTCCATGCCGAATTCGTCGAGCAGCTTTGCAATCGCGATCTTGTCCTCGACGGAAAAGTCGATGCCCGGCGTCTGCTGGCCATCGCGCAATGTGGTGTCGAAGAGGTAGAGGCGCTCGCGGGTCATGGTCATTTGCCTGCAAATTTGTCCGTCGCGCGGATCAGCCGGTCGAGGATGCCGGGCTCCGAATAGGCGTGGCCGGCGCCCTCGATCAGATGGAAATCGGCCTTCGGCCAGGCCTTGTGCAGTGCCCAGGCGTAGCGTGCCGGACACGGCATGTCGTAGCGGCCGTGGACGATGGTGCCGGGGATATCCTTGAGCTTCCAGGCATCGCGCAGCAGTTGCCCTTCGTCGAGCCAGCCGGCATGGACGAAGTAGTGGTTCTCGATGCGGGCGAAGGCGATGGCATAGTCGTCCTCGCCAAACTTGCCGCTGGTTTCCGGTTCCGGCAGCAGCGTGATGGTTTCGCCTTCCCACAGGCTCCAGGCGCGGGCTGCTTCCAGCTGCGCCTTGCGGTCCGAGCCGACCAGCCGCTTGCGGTATGCGGCCATCATGTCGCCGCGCTCGGCCTCGGGGATCGGCGCCACGAAACGCTCCCACTTGTCGGGAAACATCTCGGAGACGCCGAACTGATAATACCATTCGAGCTCGGCGCG from Mesorhizobium sp. 113-3-3 encodes the following:
- a CDS encoding class I SAM-dependent methyltransferase; the encoded protein is MDPDYSAWFAGKSLSTDWTSRFFSLWATLFQPRRDEALDILEIGSWEGRSAIFFLNYFSKCRLTCIDTFAGSPEHALRYKWSAQLAHVEQRFDSNLATFGKRFEKIKSPSSQALARLITDERRFDLVYVDGSHHSGDVQSDAVFSWPMVRDGVIVIFDDYEWTFFADEVARPKLGIDSFLSVHAGQYRELYRGEQIIIQKIGVARSERPAIPPRPPSVPREEPVNRPQAESEVEFVLVAEAGILEAQALLLCESIRCFAGSYSRSQITAVSPRSSHRPSPSTIDRFEQLGVEYLAIEIDSCCPQYGPSYRIHSLAHAEKRPGPPVIIQLDSDAVFIAEPDFSLGTCSAAARPVDSKGMCTTGPDDPFDPYWRQLCALAGVDYEHLPIVRTSDNGLAVRASYNGGLIAARRASGLFQRTEDIFRKLVSANMKPWAGAEPTYNTGTGILQGEATAFWGTSQAAFSLAAVAGNHSVRLLPATHNFPLHNFNPATAPDPARLAHIHYHGLFSEDSATPNPILDGTLALPAGISDWLEARLPLRDSPPPVTPIPGREHHSRRKAILVLGMHRSGTSMLAGTLAALGSAHPKKPLRADDNNPKGYWESTPLNFANDELLAGAASSWHDWRPLDPQWLQSPAAERHRHKIKAILASEFGDEPLFFIKDPRICRFVPFLSSILAEMAVDPVALLPLRNPLEVAYSLQRRDGLPLAKSLLLWLRHVLEAEFHSRHMPRCFIRHERFLIDWRHHVERAAEKTGIAWPTRSDAAETEIELFLTADLHRERATAGDLQSHPDVTPLIRTAYDILCAMADDGDSQKLRSELDLMRARFDDACTVAGAAAAAEAEHLRGERDAISGAYHELDLERNALVHDRDNLIAERTALLASSSWRLTAPLRWLQRPFMRRK
- a CDS encoding transporter gives rise to the protein MDTALAPEGTDLSPYLPDEHGLFFTYHFTTEGLRTKDAGAAHWTWRSYQITDLHARQEIAAEKALPAPARDAFLAPSHGCHIDYEDDWLFGDLPDLRHDFSEARGLVHFRFAFNDTMLIGARKQPLESVDAVRKAVENGSRKFRSPADLIEAVIGQSLDGMAGELSKLGDTLDGIEDRVVRDAWHNERQSLVEARRQLVVIHRQMATLTNLFRHLDHSHRDELPEPINDMAARLSHRALTLYNDGEQLQARTRLLQDELMAKLTMQSNQLLYVLSVMTAVLLPMTIISGLFGMNVGGLPLVDTPMGFWVVTAVSLLIAGMTYLFVRRLGRM
- the rarD gene encoding EamA family transporter RarD codes for the protein MVTEAITLDAESKARRGFLLALGAYLLWGLLPFYMKAVAHLPLAEVIAHRIVWSVPIAAAVLVWAGRTADFKAAIRSPRTIAMAALTAALISVNWGIYVWAIAVDRTVETALGYYINPLVSVVVGALLLGERLDRLQIAAVVLATVAVTVLTIEGGKLPWVSLALAFSFAAYGFFRKTLPIGPSQGFLLEVLLLSVPALGYIVYLIGTGQDHIVSSTGIDTALLIGCGPVTSVPLLLFAFGAKLLRLSTIGIMQYIAPTMVFLIAVLIFDEPFGTAQAIAFALIWTALAMYSWSMLVTARRAAATSVRAA
- the cimA gene encoding citramalate synthase — protein: MTMTRERLYLFDTTLRDGQQTPGIDFSVEDKIAIAKLLDEFGMDYVEGGYPGANPTDTTFFQQKRTARAKFVAFGMTKRAGVSASNDPGLAALVQSASDAICFVAKSWDYHVRVALGCTNEENLESIKTSVETAVASGKEALVDCEHFFDGFKANPDYALACARTAYDAGARWVVLCDTNGGTQPSEVRAIVGKVIASGIPGDHLGIHAHDDTGQAVANSLAAVEAGVRQIQGTLNGIGERCGNANLISIVPTLALKPAFADRFETSISAEALTGISRLSRAFDELLNRAPEAQAPYVGASAFATKAGIHASALAKEPATYEHVPPESVGNRRRVMVSDQGGKANFLAELKRRGIEVPRDDHRLDALISVVKVREAEGYAYEGADASFELLARKMLHGLPEFFNVTSFRCMVERRFDANGQLKTVSEAIVKVEVDGEEKMSVAEGHGPVNALDIALRKDLGKYQGEIVDLELADFKVRILNGGTEAITRVLIESHDGTGARWWTVGVSENIIDASFQALMDSIIYKLMKNRDMAGLVAAE
- the pip gene encoding prolyl aminopeptidase, with the translated sequence MTVHSTSLRTLYPEIEPFDSGMLDVGDGHQIYWERSGTKGAKPAVFLHGGPGGGFSPKHRRLFDPKLYDVILFDQRGCGKSTPNASLEANTTWHLVADIERLREMAGFDAWLVFGGSWGSTLALAYAETHPDRVSELVVRGIYTLTRAELEWYYQFGVSEMFPDKWERFVAPIPEAERGDMMAAYRKRLVGSDRKAQLEAARAWSLWEGETITLLPEPETSGKFGEDDYAIAFARIENHYFVHAGWLDEGQLLRDAWKLKDIPGTIVHGRYDMPCPARYAWALHKAWPKADFHLIEGAGHAYSEPGILDRLIRATDKFAGK